A stretch of Branchiostoma lanceolatum isolate klBraLanc5 chromosome 14, klBraLanc5.hap2, whole genome shotgun sequence DNA encodes these proteins:
- the LOC136448494 gene encoding NEDD8: MLIKVKTLTGKEIEIDIEPTDKVERIKERVEEKEGIPPPQQRLIFSGKQMNDDKTAADYKVQGGSVLHLVLALRGGQ; this comes from the exons ATGCTGATAAAAGTGAAG ACCCTGACTGGAAAGGAG ATTGAAATTGACATTGAGCCAACTGACAAG GTAGAGCGTATCAAGGAGCGAGTAGAAGAGAAAGAAGGCATACCACCTCCACAACAGAGACTTATTTTCAGTGGGAAGCAAAT GAATGATGACAAGACAGCAGCTGATTACAAGGTTCAAGGTGGCTCGGTACTCCACTTAGTTCTGGCACTGAGAGGTGGGCAATGA
- the LOC136448248 gene encoding GMP reductase 2-like, translating to MPRIEADVKLDFKDVLIRPKRSTIRSRADVDLVRTVTKFRNSGQTYSGVPVIAANMDTVGTFEMAKALSKHGCFTTIHKHYSVEAWESFGINNPDVIQNVAVSAGALKGDFDKLAGILAAVPKLKFICLDVANGYSEAFVETVREVRKKFPEHTIMAGNVVTCEMTEELILSGADIVKVGIGPGSVCTTRKKTGVGYPQLSAVLECADAAHGLGGHIISDGGCTCPGDVAKAFGAGADFVMLGGMLAGHDQSGGETIEKNGKKMKSFYGMASATAMKKYAGGVAEYRASEGKTVEVEYRGDVENTVRDILGGLRSACTYVGAAKLKEMKKRTTFIQVTQQLNTIFN from the exons ATGCCACGAATAGAAGCGGACGTGAAGTTGGACTTCAAGGATGTTTTAATCAGACCAAAACGAAGCACGATCAGGAGTAGAGCTGAT GTTGACCTAGTTCGCACAGTCACCAAGTTCAGGAACTCTGGACAGACCTACAGCGGGGTCCCAGTCATTGCTGCTAACATGGACACCGTGGGAACGTTTGAGATGGCCAAAGCTTTGTCCAAG CATGGGTGTTTCACAACTATTCACAAGCACTACTCTGTGGAAGCCTGGGAAAGCTTTGGAATCAACAATCCAGATGTTATACAG AATGTAGCTGTAAGTGCTGGTGCCCTGAAGGGAGATTTTGACAAGTTGGCCGGCATCCTGGCTGCTGTGCCCAAGCTCAAGTTCATCTGCCTGGACGTGGCGAACGGCTACTCAGAGGCGTTCGTGGAAACCGTTCGGGAAGTTCGGAAGAAATTTCCGGAGCACACCATCATG GCGGGAAATGTTGTGACCTGTGAGATGACAGAAGAGCTCATACTGTCAGGAGCGGACATCGTCAAGGTTGGGATTGGTCCAG GTTCAGTGTGTACCACGAGAAAGAAGACGGGTGTGGGGTACCCCCAGCTGAGTGCCGTGCTGGAGTGTGCTGATGCAGCCCATGGGCTGGGAGGACACATCATCTCAGACGGGGGCTGTACCTGCCCTGGGGATGTGGCCAAGGCATTTG GAGCTGGTGCTGACTTTGTCATGTTGGGTGGGATGCTGGCTGGTCACGACCAGTCGGGAGGGGAGACCATTGAGAAAAATGGCAAAAAGATGAAGTCATTCTACGGAATGGCCTCTGCCACCGCCATGAAAAAGTATGCTGGTGGAGTGGCCGAGTACAG gGCATCGGAAGGGAAGACTGTAGAAGTGGAGTATCGTGGGGACGTCGAGAACACGGTACGGGATATCCTGGGCGGCCTGCGCTCGGCCTGCACCTACGTCGGAGCTGCAAAGTTGAAGGAGATGAAGAAGCGCACAACTTTTATCCAAGTCACACAACAGCTCAACACAATCTTTAATTAG